A genomic region of Oryza glaberrima chromosome 1, OglaRS2, whole genome shotgun sequence contains the following coding sequences:
- the LOC127775157 gene encoding uncharacterized protein LOC127775157, whose product MAPHLHLRLLLVVGVALGSAGLGWGGGGGEGEATDREAPDPYSILTWHDYSPPSPPPPPPPPVAPAATCEGDLHGQGNFSTRCEVSEEVELGGDVYITGEGSLVLLAGAALTCQRPGCVISANLSGEVRLGRGVRVIAGRVSLAAANVTIADTVVVNTTALAGDPPERTSGVPTGTHGDGGGHGGRGASCYVKDGQTQEDSWGGDAYAWSDLEHPFSYGSKGGSTSVEKDYGGSGGGIVWLYADDLIMNGTVLADGGDSSEKGGGGSGGSIYIKSKTMHGAGKISASGGNGLAGGGGGRVSINVFSRHDDTQVFAHGGKSSGCPDNAGAAGTLYEAVPKSLVVSNNNLSTQTDTLLLEFPNQPLWTNVFVKNHAKVAVPLLWSRVQVQGQLSLLSGAILTFGLTRYPYSEFELMAEELLMSDSTIKVFGALRMSVKMLLMWNSKMLIDGGGDSIVATSLLDASNLIVLKESSVIHSNANLGVRGQGLLNLSGEGDIIEAQRLILSLFYSIKVGPGSILRGPLVNGSSGDVAPKLNCEDDICPVEIIHPPEDCNLNSSLSFTLQVCRVEDIDIWGLVQGTVIHFNRARSVSVHTSGTISATGLGCRSGVGQGKILNSGVSGGGGHGGRGGDGFYNESHAEGGSMYGSADLPCELGSGSGNDTTKLSTAGGGIIVMGSWEYSLPSLSLYGSVESNGQSSTDVVTNASIGGPGGGSGGTILLFVRALSLAESSILSSVGGLGNFGSGGGGGGRIHFHWSNIPTGDEYVPVAAVKGSIRTSGGISKGKGFPGENGTVTGKACPKGLYGTFCKECPLGTYKNVTGSSKSLCVQCPPDELPHRAIYTSVRGGAYETPCPYKCVSDRYRMPHCYTALEELIYTFGGPWLFGLLLSGLLVLLALVLSVARMKFVGTDELPGPAPTQQGSQIDHSFPFLESLNEVLETNRAEESHGHVHRMYFMGPNTFSEPWHLPHTPPEQISEIVYEDAFNRFVDEINTLAAYQWWEGSIHSILCVLAYPLAWSWQQFRRRKKLQRLREFVRSEYDHSCLRSCRSRALYEGLKVTATPDLMLGYLDFFLGGDEKRPDLPPRLRQRFPMCLIFGGDGSYMAPFSLHSDSVLTSLMSQAVPSSIWHRLVAGLNAQLRLVRRGNLRGTFLPVLDWLETHANPSLGVNGVRVDLAWFQATALGYCQLGLVVYAVEEPVSAELDGSPRIKIEQHSLTQNMHADTQLGHSRTKEALMRKRITGGILDSNSLRTLKDRRDLFYPFSLILHNTKPVGHQDLVGLVISILLLADFSLVLLTFLQLYSYSMADVLLVLFVLPLGILSPFPAGINALFSHGPRRSAGLARVYALWNITSLVNVVVAFACGLVHYKSSTKRHPSTQPWNLGTDESGWWLFPTGLMLLKCIQARLVDWHVANLEIQDRAVYSNDPSIFWQS is encoded by the exons ATGGcaccccacctccacctccggtTGCTGCTGGTCGTCGGCGTGGCCCTCGGGAGCGCGGGGCTGGGctgggggggaggaggaggggagggggaggcgacaGATCGGGAGGCGCCGGACCCGTACTCGATCCTGACGTGGCACGActactcgccgccgtcgccgccgccgccgccgccgccgccggtggcgcccgCGGCCACCTGCGAGGGGGACCTGCACGGGCAGGGGAACTTCAGCACCCGCTGCGAGGTCTCCGAGGAGGTGGAGCTCGGCGGGGACGTCTACATCACCGGGGAGGGCAGCCTcgtgctcctcgccggcgccgccctcacCTGCCAGAGGCCCGGCTGCGTCATCTCCGCCAACCTCTCCGGCGAGGTCCGCCTCGGCCGCGGCGTCCGCGTCATCGCCGGGAGGGTCTCCCTCGCCGCGGCCAACGTCACAATCGCCGACACGGTCGTTGTCAACaccaccgcgctcgccggcgatcCGCCCGAGCGGACCAGCGGGGTGCCCACGGggacgcacggcgacggcggcggccacggtggCCGTGGCGCCAGCTGCTACGTCAAGGATGGGCAGACGCAGGAGGACTCGTGGGGCGGTGACGCCTACGCGTGGTCCGACCTCGAGCACCCGTTTAGCTATGGAAGCAAAGGGGGCTCTACCAGCGTTGAGAAGGACTACGGCGGAAGCGGTGGCGGTATCGTGTGGCTGTATGCCGATGACCTGATAATGAATGGCACAGTGCTCGCCGATGGAGGGGATAGCAGCGAGAAGGGCGGTGGTGGTTCTGGGGGAAGCATCTATATCAAGTCTAAGACTAT GCATGGTGCTGGCAAGATAAGTGCTTCAGGAGGGAATGGTCTGGCTGGGGGTGGTGGAGGACGCGTTTCTATTAACGTTTTCAGTAGACATGATGACACCCAAGTTTTTGCTCATG GGGGGAAGAGTTCGGGCTGTCCAGATAATGCAGGAGCTGCCGGAACTCTTTATGAGGCTGTACCTAAGAGTCTTGTTGTTAGCAACAACAACTTGAGTACACAAACTGACACTCTTCTTTTAGAGTTCCCAAATCAACCACTATGGACCAATGTTTTTGTCAAGAATCATGCTAAAGTTGCTGTTCCCTTGCTATGGAGTCGTGTTCAG GTCCAAGGGCAACTTAGCCTTCTATCCGGTGCTATTCTAACTTTTGGTTTGACCCGTTATCCATACTCGGAGTTTGAATTGATGGCTGAGGAGCTTCTTATGAGTGACTCAACAATCAAG GTGTTTGGTGCCTTGAGAATGTCTGTAAAGATGCTTCTTATGTGGAACTCCAAAATGTTAATTGATGGTGGTGGAGATTCAATAGTTGCAACATCGTTACTTGATGCTAGCAATTTGATAGTTCTAAAG GAATCATCTGTAATACACTCTAATGCTAATCTTGGAGTTCGTGGTCAAGGCCTGTTGAATTTATCTGGAGAAGGAGACATAATTGAAGCACAACGACTTATTTTATCTCTATTCTACAGTATAAAG GTTGGACCTGGCTCCATTTTACGGGGTCCACTTGTAAATGGAAGTAGCGGTGACGT GGCACCAAAGCTGAACTGTGAAGATGACATCTGTCCTGTGGAAATAATACACCCACCAGAAGATTGCAATCTGAACTCATCACTGTCATTTACTCTTCAG GTATGTCGTGTTGAAGATATTGACATCTGGGGTCTCGTACAAGGAACTGTAATTCATTTCAATAGAGCTAGAAGTGTCAGTGTGCACACATCTGGTACCATCAGTGCAACAGGCTTGG GCTGCCGAAGTGGAGTAGGACAAGGAAAGATATTAAACAGTGGTgtaagtggtggtggtggacatgGTGGTAGAGGGGGGGATGGCTTTTATAATGAAAGCCATGCTGAGGGTGGATCTATGTACGGTAGTGCTGATTTACCATGTGAACTTGGCAGTGGCAGTGGTAATGACACCACAAAGCTTTCCACTGCTGGTGGTGGTATAATAG TGATGGGCTCATGGGAGTATTCTCTACCAAGTCTTTCCCTCTATGGTTCAGTAGAATCAAATGGTCAAAGTTCCACTGATGTGGTAACAAATGCTTCTATTGGAGGACCCGGTGGTGGTTCTGGGGGCACAATTCTTCTTTTTGTACGTGCTTTGTCCCTAGCGGAGAGCTCCATCCTTTCAAGTGTTGGTGGTCTTGGAAACTTTGgcagtggtggaggtggagggggaagGATTCACTTCCATTGGTCAAACATTCCAACTGGAGATGAGTATGTTCCTGTTGCAGCTGTTAAAGGATCAATACGTACAAG TGGAGGAATCAGCAAAGGGAAAGGGTTTCCTGGCGAGAACGGAACAGTTACAGGAAAAGCTTGCCCAAAGGGTCTCTATGGTACATTTTGCAAG GAATGCCCCTTGGGAACGTATAAGAACGTTACTGGATCTTCTAAATCTCTGTGCGTTCAATGCCCTCCAGATGAACTCCCTCATCGTGCGATTTACACAAGTGTCCGAG GAGGTGCTTATGAAACCCCATGCCCATACAAATGTGTATCAGATAGATATCGTATGCCTCACTGTTATACTGCTCTGGAAGAGTTGATATACACTTTTGGGGGACCTTGGTTATTTGGCCTATTACTTTCAGGTCTTCTTGTTTTGTTAGCTCTTGTTTTAAGTGTTGCCAGGATGAAATTTGTTGGTACTGATGAGTTACCTGGGCCTGCACCAACTCAACAAGGATCCCAAATTGATCATTCTTTTCCTTTCCTAGAATCTCTAAATGAG GTCTTGGAAACTAATAGGGCTGAGGAATCGCATGGGCATGTACACAGGATGTATTTCATGGGCCCCAACACCTTCAGTGAACCTTGGCATCTCCCACACACCCCACCAGAACAGATTTCTGAGATTGT GTATGAGGATGCATTTAACCGATTTGTCGATGAGATAAACACTCTTGCAGCTTACCAGTGGTGGGAAGGATCGATTCACAGTATCCTCTGTGTACTTGCATACCCCTTGGCCTGGTCATGGCAACAGTTCCGTAGGAGAAAGAAATTGCAAAGACTTCGTGAATTTGTTCGCTCTGAGTATGACCATTCGTGCTTACGTTCTTGCCGTTCACGTGCGCTTTATGAAGGGCTCAAG GTGACTGCAACTCCTGATCTTATGCTGGGCTATTTAGATTTCTTCCTTGGGGGAGATGAAAAAAGGCCTGATCTTCCACCTCGTCTTCGCCAAAGGTTTCCAATGTGCTTGATCTTTGGAGGTGATGGAAGTTACATGGCTCCATTTTCACTCCATAGTGATAGTGTACTCACTAGCCTTATGAGTCAG GCTGTTCCCTCATCGATATGGCACCGTCTTGTAGCTGGATTGAATGCCCAGTTGCGTTTGGTTCGACGTGGAAATCTCAGAGGAACATTTCTTCCTGTCCTCGACTGGCTTGAAACCCATGCTAATCCCTCTCTGGGTGTGAATGGTGTTCGTGTTGATCTTGCCTGGTTCCAAGCTACAGCATTAGGGTATTGCCAACTTGGTCTTGTCGTTTATGCTGTTGAAGAACCAGTGAGTGCAGAACTTGATGGTAGCCCTAGAATTAAAATAGAGCAACATTCACT AACACAGAACATGCATGCTGATACTCAACTAGGCCATTCTAGAACTAAGGAAGCTCTTATGCGCAAAAGGATCACAGGCGGAATTCTTGATAGTAATAGCTTAAGGACGCTTAAAGACAGGAGAGATTTGTTTTACCCGTTTTCTCTCATCTTGCACAACACTAAACCAGTTGGCCATCAG GATCTTGTTGGCTTAGTAATCTCAATATTGCTTCTCGCAGATTTTAGCTTAGTGTTACTGACTTTTCTCCAGCTATATTCATACTCTATGGCCGATGTTCTCTTAGTTTTATTTGTTCTTCCACTTGGGATACTATCACCTTTTCCTGCTGGAATAAATGCTCTTTTTAGTCATGGACCACGGCGATCAGCAGGCCTTGCTCGTGTGTATGCATTATGGAACATTACTTCACTGGTCAATGTT GTTGTGGCTTTTGCTTGCGGCCTTGTACACTACAAGTCATCAACCAAAAGACATCCTAGTACGCAGCCATGGAACCTTGGAAC GGATGAAAGTGGCTGGTGGCTCTTCCCTACTGGACTCATGTTGCTGAAATGCATCCAAGCAAGGCTTGTCGATTGGCATGTGGCTAATTTAGAGATTCAAGACCGTGCAGTATATAGCAATGACCCAAGCATATTTTGGCAGTCATGA
- the LOC127763178 gene encoding protein ANTAGONIST OF LIKE HETEROCHROMATIN PROTEIN 1-like, whose product MSSLTAAQFRSLFEMAGGEDISFLFGDDEAAAVAAVAAPVELQGKRGWEEVDQGEGSGAVAAKRQRSPTSSRENSSGSNEGGQEEVSEAAAAMAAAVGRGGGRRLWVKERDSEWWDMVSSPDYPDSEFRKAFRMSKATFEVVCDELAAAVAKEDTMLRAAIPVRKRVAVCVWRLATGEPLRLVSKRFGLGISTCHKLVLEVCAALKAMVMPKVVRWPEAGDAAAIAAHFEAISGISGVVGAIYTTHIPIIAPKSNVASYYNRRHTERNQKTSYSMTVQCVVDSTGAFTDVCIGWPGSNSDEEVLEKSALYLHRGVPGLIQGQWVVGGGSFPLMDWMLVPYTHQNLTWAQHMLNEKVAAVRGVARDAFERLKRRWGCLQKRTEVKLLDLPTVLGACCVLHNICERSGDAVVDADDCAFDLFDDDMVAENAVRSTAAAQARDAIAHNLLHSGGGASFF is encoded by the coding sequence ATGAGCTCACTGACGGCGGCGCAGTTCCGGTCGCTGTTTGAGATGGCAGGAGGGGAGGATATCTCGTTTCTGTTTGGTGatgatgaggcggcggcggtggcggcggtggcggcgccggtggagtTGCAGGGGAAGAGGGGGTGGGAGGAGGTGGATCAAGGGGAGGGGtctggggcggtggcggcgaagagGCAGCggtcgccgacgagctcgaggGAGAATAGTAGCGGGAGTAATGAGGGTGGGCAGGAGGAGGTgtctgaggcggcggcggccatggcggcggcggtggggaggggtggggggaggaggcTGTGGGTGAAGGAGAGGGACTCGGAGTGGTGGGACATGGTGAGTAGCCCGGATTACCCGGACTCGGAGTTCAGGAAGGCGTTCCGCATGTCCAAGGCCACGTTCGAGGTGGTCTgcgacgagctcgccgccgccgtcgccaaggAGGACACCATGCTCCGCGCCGCCATCCCGGTGCGCAAGCGCGTCGCCGTCTGCGTCTGGCGCCTCGCCACGGGGGAGCCCCTGAGGCTGGTGTCCAAGCGCTTCGGCCTCGGGATCTCCACCTGCCACAAGCTCGTGCTCGAGGTCTGCGCCGCGCTCAAGGCCATGGTGATGCCCAAGGTGGTGCGCTGGCccgaggccggcgacgcggcggccatcgccgcgCACTTCGAGGCCATCTCCGGGATCtccggcgtcgtcggcgcgaTCTACACCACCCACATCCCCATCATCGCGCCCAAGTCCAACGTCGCCTCCTACTACAACCGCCGCCACACGGAGCGCAACCAGAAGACCTCCTACTCCATGACCGTCCAGTGCGTCGTCGACTCCACCGGCGCCTTCACCGACGTCTGCATCGGCTGGCCGGGGTCCAACTCCGACGAGGAGGTGCTCGAGAAGTCGGCGCTGTACCTGCACCGCGGCGTTCCCGGCCTGATCCAGGGCCAGtgggtggtcggcggcgggagcttCCCGCTCATGGACTGGATGCTCGTGCCCTACACCCACCAGAACCTGACGTGGGCGCAGCACATGCTCAACGAGAaggtcgccgccgtgcgcggcgtggcgcgcgACGCGTTCGAGCGCCTCAAGCGCCGGTGGGGCTGCCTCCAGAAGCGCACCGAGGTGAAGCTGCTCGACCTCCCCACCGTGCTCGGCGCCTGCTGCGTCCTCCACAACATCTGCGAGCGCAgcggcgacgccgtcgtcgacgccgacgactgCGCCTTCGACCTCTTCGACGACGACATGGTCGCCGAGAACGCCgtccgctccaccgccgccgcgcaggcccGCGACGCCATCGCCCACAACCTCctccacagcggcggcggcgcatcctTCTTCTGA